Proteins encoded by one window of Lathyrus oleraceus cultivar Zhongwan6 chromosome 1, CAAS_Psat_ZW6_1.0, whole genome shotgun sequence:
- the LOC127096166 gene encoding phosphopantothenoylcysteine decarboxylase subunit VHS3-like has translation MAFSYVHSFERYETQLNFFAYLTYFLDISKKNAGNRSKQKFMHRVEPTNFARIHAKLRAKKDGEEVTQAEMFIETRKSRKGKQVDGETQFAIDKLQESIENSVEAGTQAFQSLFGKEKPGRVRNKDDPQDEQDDDLQDDDNLQYNQDDDDLQYGQDDDDLQYDQDDNDLQYDNFQDDDSHEPQHNEYDKDRH, from the exons ATGGCTTTTTCTTATGTGCATAGTTTCGAACGGTATGAAACACAGTTAAATTTCTTTGCATATTTAACATATTTTCTA GATATTAGTAAAAAGAATGCAGGTAATAGGAGCAAGCAAAAGTTTATGCATCGTGTAGAACCAACAAATTTTGCTAGAATTCATGCAAAATTG CGAGCAAAAAAGGATGGAGAAGAAGTCACTCAAGCTGAAATGTTTATTGAAACTCGAAAAAGTCGCAAGGGAAAACAAGTGGATGGGGAAACCCAATTTGCTATT GATAAACTTCAAGAATCTATTGAAAACTCAGTTGAAGCTGGAACACAAGCATTTCAATCATTGTTTGGGAAAGAAAAGCCCGGTAGA GTTAGAAACAAAGATGATCCTCAAGATGAACAAGATGATGATCTTCAAGATGACGATAATCTTCAATATAATCAAGATGATGATGATCTTCAATATGGTCAAGATGATGATGATCTTCAATATGATCAAGATGATAATGATCTTCAATATGATAATTTTCAAGATGATGATTCTCATGAACCTCAACACAATGAATATGATAAAGACCGCCATTGA